A single Eubalaena glacialis isolate mEubGla1 chromosome 18, mEubGla1.1.hap2.+ XY, whole genome shotgun sequence DNA region contains:
- the HSDL1 gene encoding inactive hydroxysteroid dehydrogenase-like protein 1 isoform X1, with amino-acid sequence MAAVDSFYLLYREIARSCNCYMEALALVGAWYTARKSITVICDFYSLIRLHFIPRLVSRADLIKQYGRWAVVSGATDGIGRAYAEELASRGLSIVLISRNQEKLQTVAKDIADAYQVETDVIVADFSNGREIYGLIQEALKDRDIGILVNNVGVFYPYPQYFTQVSEDTLWDIVNVNIAAASLMVHIVLPGMVERKKGAIVTISSGSCCKPTPQLAAFSASKAYLDHFSRALQYEYASKGIFVQSLIPFYVATNVSTPGSFLHKCPWLVPSPQVYAHHAVSTLGISKRTTGYWSHSIQFLFAQYMPEWLWVWGANILNRSLRKEALSCKA; translated from the exons ATGGCTGCCGTCGACAGCTTCTACCTCTTGTACAGGGAAATCGCCAGGTCCTGCAACTGCTACATGGAAGCCCTCGCCTTGGTTGGAGCCTGGTACACGGCCAGAAAAAGCATCACCGTCATCTGTGACTTTTACAGCCTGATCAGGCTGCATTTCATCCCGCGCCTGGTGAGCAGAGCAGACCTGATCAAGCAGTACGGAAGATGGGCAGTCGTGAGTG GCGCAACAGATGGGATTGGAAGGGCCTACGCAGAGGAGTTGGCCAGCCGTGGGCTCAGCATCGTCCTGATCAGTCGGAACCAAGAGAAGCTGCAGACGGTCGCTAAAGACATAGCCGACGCCTACCAAGTGGAGACTGACGTCATTGTCGCGGACTTCAGCAACGGCCGCGAGATCTACGGCCTGATTCAGGAAGCCCTGAAGGACAGAGACATTGGCATCCTGGTGAACAACGTGGGCGTGTTCTACCCCTACCCACAGTACTTCACGCAGGTCTCGGAGGACACGCTCTGGGACATCGTCAACGTGAACATTGCCGCCGCCAGTCTGATGGTCCACATAGTGTTACCCGGGATggtggagaggaagaaaggggccATCGTCACCATCTCCTCCGGCTCCTGCTGCAAACCAACCCCCCAGCTGGCGGCGTTTTCCGCGTCTAAG GCTTACTTAGACCACTTCAGCAGAGCATTGCAGTATGAATATGCTTCCAAAGGAATCTTCGTACAGAGTCTAATCCCGTTCTACGTAGCTACCAACGTGTCCACCCCTGGCAGCTTTCTGCACAAGTGCCCGTGGTTGGTGCCTTCGCCACAAGTGTACGCCCATCATGCTGTTTCTACCCTTGGCATTTCAAAAAGGACCACAGGATACTGGTCCCATTCCATCCAG tttctttttgcaCAGTATATGCCTGAATGGCTCTGGGTGTGGGGAGCAAATATTCTCAATCGTTCCCTACGTAAGGAGGCCTTATCCTGCAAAGCGTGA
- the HSDL1 gene encoding inactive hydroxysteroid dehydrogenase-like protein 1 isoform X2: MEALALVGAWYTARKSITVICDFYSLIRLHFIPRLVSRADLIKQYGRWAVVSGATDGIGRAYAEELASRGLSIVLISRNQEKLQTVAKDIADAYQVETDVIVADFSNGREIYGLIQEALKDRDIGILVNNVGVFYPYPQYFTQVSEDTLWDIVNVNIAAASLMVHIVLPGMVERKKGAIVTISSGSCCKPTPQLAAFSASKAYLDHFSRALQYEYASKGIFVQSLIPFYVATNVSTPGSFLHKCPWLVPSPQVYAHHAVSTLGISKRTTGYWSHSIQFLFAQYMPEWLWVWGANILNRSLRKEALSCKA, from the exons ATGGAAGCCCTCGCCTTGGTTGGAGCCTGGTACACGGCCAGAAAAAGCATCACCGTCATCTGTGACTTTTACAGCCTGATCAGGCTGCATTTCATCCCGCGCCTGGTGAGCAGAGCAGACCTGATCAAGCAGTACGGAAGATGGGCAGTCGTGAGTG GCGCAACAGATGGGATTGGAAGGGCCTACGCAGAGGAGTTGGCCAGCCGTGGGCTCAGCATCGTCCTGATCAGTCGGAACCAAGAGAAGCTGCAGACGGTCGCTAAAGACATAGCCGACGCCTACCAAGTGGAGACTGACGTCATTGTCGCGGACTTCAGCAACGGCCGCGAGATCTACGGCCTGATTCAGGAAGCCCTGAAGGACAGAGACATTGGCATCCTGGTGAACAACGTGGGCGTGTTCTACCCCTACCCACAGTACTTCACGCAGGTCTCGGAGGACACGCTCTGGGACATCGTCAACGTGAACATTGCCGCCGCCAGTCTGATGGTCCACATAGTGTTACCCGGGATggtggagaggaagaaaggggccATCGTCACCATCTCCTCCGGCTCCTGCTGCAAACCAACCCCCCAGCTGGCGGCGTTTTCCGCGTCTAAG GCTTACTTAGACCACTTCAGCAGAGCATTGCAGTATGAATATGCTTCCAAAGGAATCTTCGTACAGAGTCTAATCCCGTTCTACGTAGCTACCAACGTGTCCACCCCTGGCAGCTTTCTGCACAAGTGCCCGTGGTTGGTGCCTTCGCCACAAGTGTACGCCCATCATGCTGTTTCTACCCTTGGCATTTCAAAAAGGACCACAGGATACTGGTCCCATTCCATCCAG tttctttttgcaCAGTATATGCCTGAATGGCTCTGGGTGTGGGGAGCAAATATTCTCAATCGTTCCCTACGTAAGGAGGCCTTATCCTGCAAAGCGTGA